One part of the Flavobacterium johnsoniae UW101 genome encodes these proteins:
- a CDS encoding alpha-ketoglutarate-dependent dioxygenase AlkB family protein, translating into MMLFDETEIFSSGNSGKRIFDVPDADLLLIDNFFSKAESDYYYKVLYHGTQWREYEMPMYDKVVTAPRMISWYGDTNRPERKSNPDWPSELLQIRERVENETQIRFNAVLLNLYRDGTDGVGWHSDKTSSSNKNMNIASVTFGETRLFRLRHKTLKHIAPIEIPLHHGTFLLMAGSTNTYWEHQVPKTARAVLPRINLTVRQVRET; encoded by the coding sequence ATGATGCTTTTTGATGAGACCGAAATTTTTTCATCGGGAAACAGCGGCAAAAGAATATTTGACGTACCCGATGCTGACCTGCTGCTGATAGATAATTTTTTCAGCAAAGCCGAATCGGATTACTATTATAAGGTTTTATACCACGGCACGCAGTGGCGGGAATACGAAATGCCGATGTATGATAAGGTTGTAACAGCCCCAAGGATGATTTCATGGTACGGCGATACCAACAGACCGGAGAGAAAATCCAATCCAGACTGGCCTTCGGAACTGCTTCAAATCCGTGAGCGTGTAGAAAATGAAACCCAGATCCGTTTTAATGCCGTGCTGCTTAATCTGTACAGGGACGGCACAGATGGTGTGGGATGGCACAGTGATAAAACTTCTTCCAGCAATAAGAATATGAACATAGCCTCGGTGACTTTTGGGGAAACACGTCTGTTCAGGCTTCGCCATAAAACACTAAAACATATTGCGCCGATAGAAATTCCCCTGCACCATGGCACTTTTCTGCTTATGGCAGGAAGCACCAATACGTATTGGGAACATCAGGTGCCCAAGACGGCTCGTGCTGTATTGCCGCGGATCAACCTTACTGTTCGTCAAGTCAGGGAAACCTAA
- a CDS encoding DUF3606 domain-containing protein, with translation MDDRNNIGQENTTHINISEQSEIQQWAEKLNVPQEILKDAVRAAGTSVEEVIEHLNENPPCRESASEAVHLKDGPWHDDHQKSRYDNPEGKSIEEATDPSKLSQL, from the coding sequence ATGGACGATAGAAACAACATAGGACAAGAGAATACTACACATATCAATATCTCCGAACAAAGTGAAATCCAGCAATGGGCAGAAAAACTAAATGTGCCGCAAGAGATATTAAAAGATGCTGTGAGGGCAGCCGGCACTAGTGTAGAAGAAGTAATCGAACATCTTAATGAAAATCCTCCCTGCAGAGAGAGTGCCTCAGAGGCAGTTCATTTAAAAGACGGGCCATGGCATGATGATCATCAAAAGAGCCGCTATGATAATCCTGAAGGAAAAAGCATTGAAGAGGCAACAGACCCCTCAAAATTATCACAGCTTTAA
- a CDS encoding ATP-dependent helicase, with translation MNDPILENLNPSQLQAVKTTEGYVRVIAGAGSGKTKALTSRFAYIVDRLGINSSNILCVTFTNKAAQEMKKRVKALIGDTYDLAFITTYHGFCVRFLREEINKIHFPKNFIILDAEDQKSILRDIFNELQINSKHLTFKQVLRFISKQKSTSNYLGYILENKGFEPDPSDSLSSRIFQIYLDKLKRNYALDFDDLIHFTAFILDHNPDVLLKWQQNLHYIQVDEAQDSSENQFHLVEILSRVHQNLFLVGDPDQTIYEWRGAKPEYLVEFDSMFPDTQTIIMNRNYRSTPNILKIGNHIIKNNTVRVDKDMITDKPEGFEVVHFHGKNDFEESQWIASEIKEILQAEQAAYSDITILYRSNHLSRNIEQALIKDNIPYSIFGGIRFFERKEIKDVLSLLRLIVQGDNFSFLRMHNHPARGLGKKFLERLSLLAGEQNLSLLQALERNITDKELAKKGAVEFLELIAELRETAKTKSISDLVKIILDKSGLSELYRKDGDEDRLENIKELVNSMLLLEKENNAPVDIIEYLQEISLYTDLNTDTENQDKVKLMTIHISKGLEFPYVFLCGFTEGVLPSALSVKERRARAIEEERRLMYVAVTRAEKRFYMTDSEGFNFTTGLNKYPSRFLFEIKDEFYVRKGKLSQQIIENSRNHQSPGQLQENTAFKEGDFVMHPVWNKGKIQTVDLEKKEYLVDFFDMGKVKPIDFGFKHLTGFSEDSGDAEGPKELLDLAAHLKTAPDPFEQDTALKPQGITSLSSDSIFDSGPMPDLSENTKPDKKDSKKWWKL, from the coding sequence ATGAACGACCCGATTCTAGAAAATCTCAATCCCAGCCAGCTCCAAGCAGTGAAAACCACAGAAGGATACGTGCGTGTTATTGCCGGTGCGGGATCTGGAAAAACAAAAGCCCTTACCTCCCGCTTTGCCTACATTGTGGACAGACTTGGCATAAACTCCTCCAATATACTCTGTGTAACCTTTACCAACAAGGCCGCCCAGGAAATGAAAAAACGCGTCAAGGCACTCATCGGTGATACCTATGATCTGGCTTTTATTACCACTTATCATGGCTTCTGCGTAAGGTTCCTCCGTGAAGAAATAAACAAAATACATTTTCCAAAGAATTTTATAATATTGGACGCGGAAGATCAGAAAAGCATATTGCGTGATATTTTCAACGAACTTCAGATCAACTCCAAACACCTGACTTTCAAACAGGTGCTGCGCTTTATATCCAAGCAGAAAAGCACTTCAAATTACCTGGGGTATATACTTGAAAATAAAGGGTTTGAACCTGACCCAAGTGATTCATTATCCAGCCGTATCTTTCAGATTTACCTGGACAAACTCAAACGCAATTATGCTTTGGATTTTGATGATCTGATCCATTTTACTGCTTTTATTCTGGACCATAATCCCGATGTGCTTTTAAAATGGCAGCAAAACCTGCATTACATTCAGGTGGATGAGGCGCAGGACAGCTCAGAGAACCAGTTTCATCTGGTGGAAATCCTGTCTCGTGTACATCAAAACCTGTTCCTTGTCGGGGATCCCGACCAGACCATTTATGAATGGCGCGGGGCGAAACCGGAATATCTTGTTGAGTTTGACAGCATGTTCCCCGATACCCAGACCATTATCATGAACCGCAATTACCGCTCTACGCCGAACATCCTCAAGATCGGGAATCACATCATCAAGAACAATACGGTAAGGGTCGACAAAGACATGATCACCGACAAACCCGAAGGCTTTGAAGTGGTGCATTTTCACGGAAAGAATGACTTTGAGGAAAGCCAGTGGATTGCTTCTGAGATCAAGGAAATACTGCAGGCTGAACAGGCCGCATATTCCGATATCACCATATTATACCGTTCGAATCACCTTTCAAGAAATATTGAACAGGCCCTTATCAAAGATAATATTCCCTACTCTATTTTTGGGGGCATCCGTTTCTTTGAAAGAAAAGAGATTAAAGATGTGCTCTCTCTTTTAAGGCTCATTGTTCAGGGAGACAACTTCTCCTTTCTGCGCATGCACAACCACCCTGCCAGGGGACTTGGCAAAAAGTTCCTCGAAAGACTCAGTCTTCTGGCAGGGGAACAAAACCTTTCCCTTTTACAGGCATTGGAGCGCAACATCACCGACAAAGAACTGGCAAAAAAAGGCGCTGTTGAATTCCTGGAACTGATTGCAGAGCTGCGTGAAACAGCCAAAACAAAGTCCATCTCAGATCTGGTCAAAATTATACTCGATAAAAGCGGGCTTTCTGAACTATACCGCAAAGACGGTGATGAAGACAGGCTTGAGAACATTAAGGAACTTGTCAATTCGATGCTGCTGCTGGAAAAAGAAAACAATGCTCCGGTGGACATTATTGAGTATCTCCAGGAAATATCCCTCTACACCGATCTGAATACTGATACCGAAAATCAGGACAAGGTTAAACTGATGACCATTCATATTTCGAAAGGACTTGAGTTTCCCTATGTCTTCCTGTGCGGTTTTACCGAAGGTGTACTGCCCAGCGCCCTTTCTGTCAAAGAAAGAAGGGCACGTGCTATTGAAGAGGAAAGAAGGCTCATGTATGTGGCCGTTACACGGGCAGAAAAACGATTTTACATGACTGATTCCGAAGGTTTTAATTTTACCACAGGACTCAATAAATATCCATCAAGGTTCCTTTTTGAGATCAAAGACGAATTTTATGTCCGCAAAGGAAAACTCTCCCAGCAGATTATCGAAAACAGCCGCAATCATCAAAGCCCTGGACAGCTGCAGGAAAATACAGCTTTCAAAGAAGGGGATTTCGTAATGCATCCGGTCTGGAATAAAGGAAAAATACAAACGGTCGACCTGGAAAAAAAAGAATATCTGGTGGATTTTTTTGATATGGGAAAAGTAAAACCCATCGATTTTGGGTTCAAACATCTGACGGGTTTCTCCGAAGACAGCGGGGATGCTGAAGGGCCGAAAGAACTTTTGGATCTGGCAGCGCATTTGAAAACAGCACCTGACCCTTTTGAGCAGGATACTGCTTTGAAACCACAGGGCATCACGTCGTTATCTTCTGACAGTATTTTTGATTCCGGCCCTATGCCGGATCTAAGTGAAAATACGAAGCCAGACAAAAAAGATTCAAAAAAATGGTGGAAGCTTTAA
- a CDS encoding DNA polymerase III subunit alpha, with translation MYLNCHSFHSLRYGTIPVEELVQLAVSLGVQAMALTDINTVTGIYDFIKLCNTAGIKPLIGMEFRCRHQLHYIGLAKNTQGLAGMNRFLTGHNFDGTPLPLHAPEIADAFFIYPLENTPQVLRENEYIGIQPEELQKLVLSEWKDRQHKMVVLQPVTFRSKTEYQLHKILRAIDLNVLGSRLKPEDCCRASDTMMRLEKLLFFYQHYPQIIANTEYIIEQCNFEFDYSTPKNKKYYTQNRQTDIELLTILAQQGLEWRYGKDNTEAGARMIKELKVIDQLEFSGYFLITWDIIRYSSSKGFLHIGRGSGANSIIAYCLGITDICPLELDLYFERFLNLNRKSPPDFDIDWSWKERDVILEYIFSRYGADHVAFCGTNVEFKYRSIFREVGKVFGLPKEELDALAKNPMNLHPTNKVVRQVQQYGMLLEKYPNQRSMHSCGILISEEPITNYTPLEMPPKGFPIVLFDMHTAEDIGLEKFDILSQRGIGHIDDSVKVIEKNTGIRINIRDTSISKDEALCNQFLAAGKTIGCFYIESPAMRGLLRRLKCGDYKTLVAASSIIRPGVAQSGMMKEYIYRHNHPDKFEYFHPVFKEQLGETYGIMVYQEDVIKIAQHFGGLPAADGDILRRAMSGKGRSKAALQKVKDNFFASCAAQGHPQALSAEIYRQIESFAGYSFCKAHSASYAVESYQSLYLKVNYPIEFMVAVINNQGGFYRTEVYVHEARMSGGIIHPPCVNKSGYETTLYGKNIYLGFMHLQGLEYKTAVMIEEERCKNGDYTSLEDFINRIPIGIEGVQILIFIGAFHFTGKTKNQLLVISRLLLVNYKPNSSSLKLIQEPAKEFQLPALERSLFEDAFDEIELLGFPVSCSPFELLQTSFRGDVMAKDLLGHHKKQVRMLAYLISRKHVPTKMGAMYFGTWIDAQGEFFDTAHFTGSLKDYPFQGGGCYLLLGSVEVDYHFPTITVTKMAKMPFIPDPRYEHENDWKYKTQQKLREDVSMTHRAPYPQEHEINLPRHKMTD, from the coding sequence ATGTATCTCAACTGCCACTCTTTCCACTCGCTGCGTTACGGCACTATTCCGGTTGAGGAATTGGTGCAGCTGGCTGTGTCGCTGGGTGTTCAAGCCATGGCCCTGACCGATATCAATACTGTGACAGGGATTTACGATTTCATAAAACTATGCAATACAGCCGGCATAAAGCCCCTTATAGGTATGGAATTTCGCTGCCGGCACCAGCTGCATTATATCGGACTGGCAAAAAATACGCAGGGACTTGCGGGAATGAACCGCTTTTTGACCGGCCATAATTTTGACGGAACTCCCCTGCCATTGCATGCTCCTGAGATTGCAGATGCTTTCTTTATTTATCCCCTTGAAAATACGCCCCAGGTGTTAAGAGAGAATGAATATATCGGCATCCAGCCTGAAGAACTGCAAAAATTGGTATTGTCTGAATGGAAGGACAGACAGCATAAAATGGTGGTGCTCCAGCCGGTAACTTTCCGCTCCAAAACCGAATACCAGCTTCATAAAATTCTGCGTGCCATAGATCTGAATGTTTTAGGCTCCAGGCTTAAACCTGAAGACTGCTGCAGGGCGTCTGATACAATGATGCGGTTAGAAAAACTGCTTTTCTTTTATCAGCATTACCCTCAGATCATTGCCAACACAGAGTACATAATAGAGCAGTGTAATTTTGAATTTGATTACAGCACTCCTAAAAATAAAAAATATTATACACAAAACCGCCAGACCGATATTGAACTTTTGACTATCCTGGCCCAGCAGGGACTCGAATGGCGTTACGGAAAAGACAATACCGAGGCCGGGGCCCGAATGATCAAAGAGCTAAAAGTGATTGACCAGCTTGAATTCAGCGGGTATTTCCTCATCACCTGGGACATTATCCGCTACAGCAGCAGCAAGGGGTTTCTGCATATTGGACGCGGCAGCGGTGCCAATAGTATTATCGCCTATTGCCTGGGTATAACCGATATCTGTCCCTTGGAACTGGACCTGTATTTTGAACGTTTCCTGAACCTGAACCGTAAGAGCCCTCCTGATTTTGATATAGACTGGTCATGGAAAGAGCGTGATGTTATTCTTGAATATATTTTTTCCCGTTATGGAGCCGATCATGTGGCTTTCTGCGGGACGAATGTGGAATTCAAATACCGCTCGATTTTTCGAGAAGTGGGTAAGGTTTTCGGACTGCCGAAAGAAGAACTCGATGCGCTGGCCAAAAACCCGATGAACCTGCACCCCACTAACAAAGTAGTCAGACAGGTGCAGCAGTACGGCATGCTGCTCGAAAAATACCCTAACCAGCGCAGCATGCATTCCTGCGGTATCCTGATTTCTGAAGAGCCAATTACCAACTATACACCGCTGGAAATGCCTCCCAAAGGCTTTCCCATTGTGCTTTTTGATATGCATACCGCAGAGGACATTGGACTAGAGAAATTTGATATCCTGAGCCAGCGCGGCATCGGGCATATTGATGACAGCGTTAAAGTTATTGAGAAAAACACCGGAATACGCATCAATATCCGTGACACCTCGATTTCTAAAGATGAAGCCCTATGCAACCAGTTTTTAGCTGCAGGAAAAACAATTGGCTGCTTTTATATTGAAAGTCCCGCCATGCGCGGTCTCCTGCGCCGGCTGAAATGCGGTGATTACAAAACGCTCGTAGCCGCTTCTTCTATCATACGTCCGGGAGTGGCCCAGTCCGGTATGATGAAGGAATACATCTACCGGCACAACCATCCCGATAAGTTTGAGTATTTCCATCCGGTGTTTAAGGAGCAGCTTGGAGAAACCTACGGCATTATGGTGTATCAGGAAGACGTAATTAAAATTGCACAGCATTTTGGCGGGCTTCCTGCCGCTGACGGTGATATTCTTCGCCGTGCCATGTCAGGCAAAGGACGCTCTAAAGCGGCACTGCAGAAAGTAAAGGACAATTTCTTTGCATCCTGCGCCGCTCAGGGACATCCTCAGGCGCTGAGCGCAGAAATCTACCGCCAGATTGAATCCTTTGCCGGGTATTCTTTCTGTAAGGCGCACTCCGCTTCCTATGCGGTGGAAAGCTACCAGAGCCTGTATCTAAAGGTAAACTATCCCATAGAATTCATGGTAGCGGTAATCAACAATCAGGGCGGGTTTTACCGTACGGAAGTCTATGTGCATGAAGCCAGGATGTCAGGAGGCATTATCCATCCCCCATGTGTAAATAAAAGCGGGTATGAAACCACCCTGTACGGAAAGAACATCTATCTGGGCTTTATGCACCTGCAGGGGCTGGAATACAAAACAGCTGTTATGATTGAAGAAGAGCGGTGTAAAAATGGGGACTATACATCGCTGGAAGATTTTATCAACCGAATCCCAATAGGCATTGAAGGGGTGCAGATTCTAATTTTTATAGGGGCTTTTCATTTTACCGGTAAAACCAAAAACCAGCTTTTAGTCATCTCAAGGCTGCTGCTGGTTAATTATAAACCAAACAGCAGCAGTCTGAAACTTATACAGGAACCCGCCAAAGAGTTTCAGCTTCCTGCATTGGAACGCTCTTTATTTGAGGATGCTTTCGATGAGATTGAACTTCTGGGTTTTCCGGTTTCCTGCTCGCCTTTTGAGCTGCTGCAGACTTCTTTCCGGGGGGATGTGATGGCAAAGGACCTGCTGGGGCATCATAAAAAGCAGGTGCGTATGCTGGCGTATCTGATCTCGCGCAAACATGTGCCTACTAAAATGGGCGCTATGTATTTCGGCACCTGGATTGATGCACAAGGCGAGTTCTTTGACACGGCCCATTTTACGGGAAGCCTCAAGGATTATCCCTTTCAGGGCGGCGGCTGTTACCTGTTATTGGGCAGCGTTGAGGTAGATTACCACTTCCCTACCATTACGGTTACCAAAATGGCTAAAATGCCCTTTATACCGGATCCCCGATACGAACATGAAAACGACTGGAAATACAAAACCCAGCAGAAACTGCGAGAAGATGTCAGCATGACCCACAGGGCGCCCTATCCGCAGGAGCATGAAATTAACCTGCCCAGACATAAAATGACAGATTAG